A genomic stretch from Actinomadura rubteroloni includes:
- a CDS encoding RCC1 domain-containing protein — protein sequence MLTALVLAASGLAAPGAAADSQPKTKALYDHGRDKGRLPGTKAPLPAGFSTTQLEVKFRSDRTVRVRGGRPVAEKPEDAKAIQKLLKEHPGAWMRPLTSRPEAEITAQRVKAEKRTGRSLPDLNSWFVISDPGGIEGLLTELNRLPSVEIAQARPKTKPTTEPLQWRQVYRNAAGAATGTGVDADAANSLPGGKGDGVTVYDIEGEGELLPVATTRGSVAAGDKHSLWLDGEPTPSVWAFGDNGKGQLGDGTTTARKVMVKLPGLTGVKALAAAGNYSLALKSDGTVWAWGENTHGQLGDGTTTERHTPVQVTGISTAVAVSAGIDGHALAVLADGTVKAWGNNDHSQLGDGTTTDRPTPVTALTGASPAYGAVAAGGGHSVAILAGGTIKAWGRNDHGQLGNSTTTDSPTPVTVTGLSTASTVAAGSLHTLASLADGTVRSWGDNSRKQLGAATSGDATAPITVTSWQMTNVSKVLANAFNSAAAANDSLPIVWGANESGQLGDGTTTDRLAPAFTYSSATNVPLALGAHHAFLADRTQRAGAWGANDAGQLGDGTTINRTRPAYVQHYLHPINTCHEEFADRPAVAGPIGSVGPKLTGLCDSTESTFHATAVASIIGADDENGVGLAGIAPHAAIKSDGTVYLADAVAQAQPGDVILYEQVTFANNAPKSYPLEWEPAVYDLTVSAVAHGVTVVEPASNDAVNLDDGSDPNAKIIMDRPDSGAIMVGAGQPLTSGGSTCYVGSKPQLSAESYSTYGTRVDVQADGSCVWAASVDMPNGHYPASETDPNKFYTEAFSGTSSASAIIAGTVAALQGVAKNYGQVLAPGRVRDLLKQTGTPQPAGDPHHVGPKPNLRAAITYLRGGIASGERNSLGVKNDGTVWAWGENDTGQLGDGTTTDRPTPVQVTGLTGVRRGPGAVATGYGGHSLAVKADGTVWAWGSNSSGQLGDGTTTSRTTPAQVPGLNGVVAVAAGSNCSLALKADGTVWGWGSNAAGQLGDGTTTQRLTPVQASGLTGVKAIAARSNHALAVLSDGTVRSWGNMYYNGVSDTHLVPTTVSGLTGVATWPGSVAAGTQHSVVTKDDGTVWGWGENGRGQLGDGTTTSRSAPVQATGLTGVAAVGAGAWTSFATKANGTVSAWGYNGNGQLGLGTTQTPVTTPTALTGMTAGSGITGGDYHTLAVQPNGTIYAWGSNYSGQLGDGTTTNRPSPGTVIGTP from the coding sequence GTGCTCACGGCGCTGGTCCTCGCGGCGTCTGGACTCGCGGCCCCTGGCGCTGCCGCCGATTCTCAGCCGAAAACGAAGGCGCTGTACGACCACGGCCGGGACAAAGGGCGGCTGCCCGGTACGAAGGCTCCGCTGCCTGCGGGTTTCTCGACCACCCAGCTCGAAGTGAAATTCCGGTCCGATCGGACGGTGCGCGTTCGCGGCGGGCGGCCCGTGGCCGAGAAGCCCGAGGACGCCAAGGCGATCCAGAAGCTCTTGAAAGAGCATCCGGGCGCTTGGATGCGGCCGCTGACGTCTCGGCCGGAGGCGGAGATCACCGCCCAGCGGGTCAAGGCGGAGAAGCGTACGGGCCGGTCTCTCCCCGATCTCAATTCGTGGTTCGTCATCAGCGATCCCGGCGGCATCGAGGGGCTGCTGACAGAACTCAACCGGCTACCGTCCGTGGAGATCGCGCAGGCCCGGCCGAAGACGAAACCGACCACCGAGCCGTTGCAGTGGCGGCAGGTCTACCGCAATGCCGCGGGCGCGGCGACCGGCACCGGAGTGGACGCGGACGCCGCCAATTCCCTCCCCGGAGGCAAGGGCGACGGGGTCACCGTCTACGACATCGAAGGCGAAGGGGAGTTGCTGCCCGTCGCGACGACGCGGGGGTCGGTGGCGGCGGGCGACAAGCATTCGTTGTGGCTGGACGGCGAACCGACCCCTTCGGTGTGGGCTTTCGGCGACAACGGCAAAGGCCAGCTCGGCGACGGCACCACCACCGCGCGGAAGGTCATGGTCAAGCTGCCGGGGCTGACGGGGGTCAAGGCGCTCGCGGCGGCCGGGAACTACTCGCTGGCGTTGAAGAGCGACGGGACCGTGTGGGCGTGGGGTGAGAACACGCACGGTCAGCTCGGCGACGGCACCACCACCGAACGCCACACCCCCGTCCAGGTGACCGGGATCAGCACCGCCGTCGCCGTCAGCGCGGGCATCGACGGCCATGCGCTCGCCGTGCTGGCGGACGGCACGGTCAAGGCGTGGGGCAACAACGACCACAGCCAGCTCGGCGACGGGACCACGACCGACCGGCCGACCCCGGTGACGGCCCTGACCGGCGCGTCCCCGGCGTACGGCGCGGTCGCGGCCGGTGGCGGGCACTCGGTCGCGATCCTGGCCGGGGGCACGATCAAGGCCTGGGGCCGCAACGACCACGGGCAGCTCGGGAACTCCACGACCACCGATTCCCCCACGCCGGTGACGGTCACCGGCCTGTCGACCGCCTCGACCGTCGCGGCGGGGAGCCTGCACACGCTCGCGTCGCTGGCCGACGGGACCGTCCGCTCCTGGGGGGACAACAGCCGCAAGCAGCTCGGTGCCGCCACCAGCGGTGACGCGACGGCCCCGATCACCGTGACGAGCTGGCAGATGACCAATGTCAGCAAGGTGCTGGCGAACGCCTTCAACAGCGCCGCCGCGGCGAACGATTCCCTGCCCATCGTGTGGGGCGCCAACGAGAGCGGGCAGCTCGGCGACGGAACCACGACCGACCGGCTCGCGCCCGCCTTCACCTATTCGAGCGCGACGAACGTTCCGCTGGCGCTCGGCGCGCACCACGCCTTCCTGGCCGACCGCACGCAGCGCGCGGGCGCCTGGGGCGCTAACGACGCGGGACAGTTGGGCGACGGCACGACCATCAACCGAACACGACCCGCGTACGTCCAGCACTATCTGCACCCCATCAACACCTGTCACGAAGAGTTCGCCGACCGGCCGGCGGTCGCGGGACCGATCGGATCGGTGGGCCCGAAGCTCACCGGCCTTTGCGACAGCACCGAATCGACCTTTCATGCCACCGCCGTCGCGAGCATCATCGGCGCGGACGACGAGAACGGTGTCGGCCTGGCCGGGATCGCTCCCCACGCCGCGATCAAATCCGACGGGACCGTGTACCTGGCCGACGCGGTGGCGCAGGCGCAGCCCGGCGACGTGATCCTCTACGAGCAGGTGACCTTCGCCAACAACGCCCCTAAGAGCTACCCATTGGAGTGGGAACCGGCGGTCTACGACCTCACGGTCTCGGCGGTCGCGCATGGGGTCACCGTCGTCGAACCGGCGTCCAACGACGCCGTCAACCTTGACGACGGCAGCGACCCCAACGCCAAGATCATCATGGACCGGCCCGACTCCGGTGCGATCATGGTCGGCGCGGGCCAACCCCTCACGTCCGGCGGCAGCACCTGCTACGTGGGTTCAAAGCCGCAGCTCTCGGCCGAGAGCTATTCCACCTACGGCACGCGCGTCGATGTCCAAGCCGACGGCAGTTGCGTCTGGGCAGCATCCGTGGACATGCCCAATGGCCACTATCCCGCTTCGGAGACGGACCCCAACAAGTTCTACACGGAGGCGTTCAGCGGGACTTCCTCGGCCAGCGCGATCATCGCGGGCACGGTGGCGGCGCTCCAGGGCGTGGCCAAGAACTACGGCCAGGTCCTCGCCCCCGGCCGGGTGCGCGACCTCCTCAAGCAGACCGGCACGCCGCAGCCCGCCGGCGACCCGCATCACGTCGGCCCCAAGCCGAACCTGCGGGCGGCCATCACCTACCTGCGCGGCGGCATCGCCAGCGGTGAACGGAATTCGCTGGGCGTCAAGAACGACGGGACGGTGTGGGCCTGGGGCGAGAACGACACCGGACAGCTCGGTGACGGGACCACCACCGACCGCCCCACGCCCGTCCAGGTCACGGGGCTGACAGGAGTGCGGCGGGGTCCGGGCGCGGTCGCGACGGGTTACGGCGGCCACTCCCTCGCCGTCAAAGCGGACGGCACGGTGTGGGCCTGGGGCTCGAACTCCTCCGGCCAGCTCGGCGACGGTACGACCACCAGCCGCACCACGCCCGCCCAGGTACCGGGATTGAACGGCGTCGTCGCCGTGGCCGCCGGTTCCAACTGCTCTTTGGCGCTCAAGGCGGACGGCACCGTCTGGGGCTGGGGCTCGAACGCCGCCGGGCAGCTCGGCGACGGCACCACCACGCAGCGCCTCACTCCCGTCCAGGCGAGCGGCCTGACCGGTGTCAAGGCGATCGCGGCCCGCTCCAACCACGCGCTGGCGGTGCTGTCCGACGGGACGGTCCGCAGTTGGGGGAACATGTATTACAACGGCGTCAGCGACACCCACCTCGTCCCCACGACGGTCAGCGGCCTCACCGGCGTGGCCACCTGGCCCGGTTCCGTCGCCGCCGGAACCCAGCACAGTGTCGTGACCAAGGACGATGGCACCGTCTGGGGCTGGGGCGAGAACGGCCGCGGCCAGCTCGGCGACGGGACGACGACCTCCCGTTCGGCTCCCGTCCAGGCCACCGGCCTGACCGGAGTCGCCGCGGTGGGCGCGGGCGCGTGGACGTCTTTCGCGACCAAGGCCAATGGAACCGTGTCCGCCTGGGGATACAACGGCAATGGCCAGCTCGGCCTCGGCACCACCCAGACTCCGGTCACCACCCCGACCGCCCTCACCGGCATGACCGCGGGTTCGGGAATCACCGGCGGCGATTACCACACGCTCGCCGTCCAGCCCAACGGGACCATTTACGCCTGGGGTTCCAATTACAGTGGCCAGCTCGGCGACGGCACCACCACCAACCGGCCCAGCCCGGGGACGGTGATCGGCACTCCCTGA
- a CDS encoding RCC1 domain-containing protein has translation MSSPPVIGQSQKSRRRPLAALAALALAASGLAAPHAAADPAPKLKPRYDHSREKGRPGTKGPLPKGFSRTSLQVKFRTELNVRLHGNTLTSSDSAATAAIRAAFARYPGAIITRTSRQSVRAIDDRRSRLEAKTGRELPDFNSWFFVTVPKNGEGLLAALNALSGVEIAQARPVIKSPTEPLRAQQLYRNAVGSPAGTGIDADAINNVPGGKGDGVTVGDVEAVANANTALFGIQWGQIAAGLAHTLAVDVGPSAPTVWATGSNSHGELGDGTTTSRTTPVLVSGLSGVKTVAAANSYSLALKTDGTVWAWGSNSVGQLGDGTTTERHTPVQVSGITNATAISAGSDGHALAVLSDGTVKAWGSNTNGQLGDGTTTNRSTPTTVPGLTGVKTTWGAVAAGGGQSLAVLTSGTVKAWGTNSSGQLGDGTTTNRSTPVSVPGITTGKQVAAGGFHSLAVLTDGSVKAWGLNGSGQLGDGTTTSRTSPVNVPLPEPAASVVAGGFHSAAESYDPDTHDYYSAWAWGYNNHGQVGDGTTTTRTSPTAVTTEGFVTALAAGAQYTVASFAFGQAAWGYNSSGQLGLGDTTDRTSPVSWNVVTNSWNTCHEELSGRPAPGGDPVRVPATWGSNCLASSQTSHGTAVAGIIGARDGNGAGIAGIAPNAGLHLSNPSDYVTTLAGLGSGDVVLYEFSPVIGSKWYPGEYDPLIYDATVTATAQGITVVEAAGNGSNNLDDPSDPDAVTVMSRPDSGAIMVGAGAPPSPGGSNCTGSSPLPERTALGFSTYGSRLDVQDYGACVATLGVPGNQGLTPSETDPNKMYTGTFNGTSSASAITAGAVAALQGVAKKTGSALLPAQIRQLLKQTGTAQPAGDPHHIGPQPNLRAAVNYLRGGVAAGTNHTLDVRNDGTVRAWGANSSGQLGNGTTTGSATSVQVSGLTNVVRAPGSVAAGQNHSLAVRADGTVWAWGANGSGQLGNGSTTASSTPVQVSGLTGVKAVAAGLSFSLALKNDGTVWAWGDNSSGQLGNGTTTSASSPVQVSGITDAAVIGAGYSHGLAVRADGSVKAWGANSNGQLGNGTTTNSGTPVTVSGLSGVSTWPGSLAGGFAHSLAVLADGTVRAWGLNNNGQLGNGTTTASSTPVTVTGLSGAATVGAGGWHSVAAGTAGTAKAWGLNANGQLGDGTTTSSTTPVSVGGSGNFAGIAAGTYHSIAVLSGGAPYTWGKNASGQVGDGTTTDRPSPVAVSGLS, from the coding sequence TTGTCTTCTCCCCCCGTCATCGGACAGTCACAGAAAAGCCGCCGCAGGCCGCTCGCCGCGTTAGCGGCGCTGGCGCTCGCCGCGTCCGGCCTCGCGGCTCCCCACGCCGCCGCCGACCCCGCGCCGAAACTGAAGCCGCGCTACGACCACTCCCGCGAAAAGGGACGGCCCGGCACCAAGGGCCCGCTGCCCAAGGGCTTCTCCCGGACGAGCCTCCAGGTGAAGTTCCGGACGGAACTGAACGTCCGCCTGCACGGCAACACGCTCACCTCGTCCGACAGTGCGGCGACCGCCGCGATTCGGGCCGCGTTCGCCCGGTACCCCGGTGCGATCATCACGCGGACGTCGCGGCAGTCCGTGCGGGCCATCGATGATCGGCGCTCCCGGCTGGAGGCGAAGACCGGGCGGGAACTGCCCGACTTCAATTCCTGGTTCTTCGTCACCGTCCCGAAGAACGGCGAAGGGCTCCTCGCCGCCCTCAACGCGCTCTCCGGAGTGGAGATCGCGCAGGCGCGTCCCGTCATCAAGAGCCCGACCGAGCCGCTGCGCGCCCAGCAGCTCTACCGGAACGCCGTCGGGTCGCCCGCCGGAACGGGAATCGACGCCGACGCGATCAACAACGTCCCCGGCGGCAAGGGCGACGGGGTCACCGTCGGCGACGTCGAAGCGGTGGCCAACGCGAACACGGCCCTGTTCGGTATCCAATGGGGTCAGATCGCTGCGGGCCTCGCGCACACGCTCGCCGTCGATGTGGGACCGTCCGCGCCGACCGTGTGGGCCACCGGCTCCAACAGCCACGGCGAGCTCGGCGACGGCACCACCACCAGCCGCACCACTCCGGTCCTCGTCTCCGGCCTGTCCGGGGTGAAGACCGTCGCGGCGGCCAACAGCTACTCCCTCGCGCTCAAGACCGACGGCACCGTCTGGGCCTGGGGATCGAACAGCGTCGGGCAGCTCGGCGACGGAACCACGACCGAGCGGCACACGCCCGTCCAGGTCAGCGGCATCACCAACGCCACGGCGATCTCGGCCGGATCGGACGGGCACGCGCTCGCCGTCCTGTCCGACGGAACCGTCAAGGCCTGGGGATCCAACACCAACGGGCAACTCGGCGACGGAACCACCACCAACCGCAGCACGCCCACCACCGTCCCCGGCCTCACCGGGGTCAAGACGACGTGGGGCGCGGTCGCCGCAGGCGGCGGACAGTCCCTGGCCGTCCTGACCAGCGGCACCGTCAAAGCGTGGGGCACCAACAGCAGCGGCCAGCTCGGCGACGGCACCACCACCAACCGCAGCACCCCGGTCAGCGTCCCCGGGATCACCACCGGCAAGCAGGTCGCGGCGGGCGGGTTCCACAGCCTCGCCGTCCTCACCGACGGCTCGGTGAAAGCCTGGGGCCTCAACGGATCCGGCCAGCTCGGTGACGGAACCACCACGTCCCGCACCAGTCCGGTGAACGTCCCGCTGCCCGAACCGGCCGCGAGCGTCGTCGCAGGGGGCTTCCACTCCGCCGCCGAAAGCTACGACCCCGACACGCACGACTACTACTCGGCATGGGCCTGGGGCTACAACAACCACGGCCAGGTCGGCGACGGGACCACCACCACCCGGACGAGCCCGACCGCGGTCACCACCGAGGGCTTCGTCACGGCGCTGGCCGCGGGCGCGCAGTACACCGTCGCGAGCTTCGCCTTCGGGCAGGCGGCGTGGGGTTACAACTCCAGCGGCCAGCTCGGGCTCGGCGACACCACCGACCGGACGAGCCCGGTGAGCTGGAACGTCGTCACGAACTCCTGGAACACCTGCCATGAGGAACTGAGCGGACGGCCCGCCCCGGGCGGCGATCCGGTCCGGGTCCCGGCCACATGGGGTTCGAACTGCCTCGCCAGTTCGCAGACGTCGCACGGCACCGCGGTCGCCGGGATCATCGGGGCGCGGGACGGGAACGGCGCCGGAATCGCCGGCATCGCCCCCAACGCCGGGCTGCACCTCTCGAACCCGTCGGACTACGTCACCACGCTCGCCGGGCTCGGGTCGGGCGACGTCGTGCTCTACGAGTTCAGCCCGGTCATCGGGAGCAAGTGGTACCCCGGTGAGTACGACCCGCTCATCTATGACGCGACGGTCACGGCGACGGCCCAGGGGATCACGGTCGTCGAGGCCGCCGGGAACGGCTCCAACAACCTCGACGACCCGTCCGACCCCGACGCGGTGACGGTCATGAGCCGTCCCGACTCGGGCGCGATCATGGTGGGCGCGGGCGCTCCGCCGAGTCCGGGCGGCTCCAACTGCACCGGATCCAGCCCGCTTCCCGAGCGGACGGCGCTGGGCTTCTCGACCTACGGCTCACGTCTCGACGTCCAGGACTACGGCGCGTGCGTCGCGACGCTCGGCGTGCCGGGCAACCAGGGCCTGACACCGTCCGAGACGGACCCGAACAAGATGTACACGGGGACGTTCAACGGGACGTCGAGCGCCAGCGCGATCACGGCCGGGGCGGTCGCCGCGCTCCAGGGCGTGGCGAAGAAGACCGGCTCGGCGCTGCTTCCGGCGCAGATCCGGCAGTTGCTCAAGCAGACGGGCACCGCGCAGCCCGCGGGCGACCCGCACCACATCGGGCCGCAGCCGAACCTGCGCGCGGCGGTGAACTACCTGCGCGGCGGTGTCGCGGCGGGGACCAACCACACGCTGGACGTCCGGAACGACGGGACCGTGCGGGCGTGGGGCGCGAACTCCAGCGGGCAACTCGGCAACGGCACGACCACGGGCAGCGCGACGTCCGTGCAGGTGTCCGGGCTGACCAACGTGGTCCGGGCGCCCGGTTCGGTCGCGGCCGGGCAGAACCACTCGCTGGCCGTCCGGGCCGACGGGACGGTCTGGGCCTGGGGCGCGAACGGCAGCGGCCAGCTCGGCAACGGCAGCACCACGGCCAGTTCGACGCCCGTCCAGGTGTCGGGGCTGACCGGGGTGAAGGCGGTCGCCGCCGGGCTGAGCTTCTCGCTCGCGCTGAAGAACGACGGCACCGTCTGGGCGTGGGGCGACAACAGCTCGGGGCAGCTCGGCAACGGCACCACGACGAGCGCCTCCAGCCCCGTCCAGGTCAGCGGGATCACGGACGCGGCCGTCATCGGCGCCGGGTACTCGCACGGCCTGGCCGTCCGGGCGGACGGTTCGGTGAAGGCGTGGGGCGCCAACTCCAACGGGCAGCTCGGCAACGGCACGACGACCAACAGCGGCACGCCGGTCACCGTGTCGGGGCTGAGCGGCGTCTCGACGTGGCCCGGTTCCCTCGCGGGCGGGTTCGCCCACTCCCTCGCCGTCCTCGCGGACGGGACGGTCAGGGCGTGGGGCTTGAACAACAACGGCCAGCTCGGCAACGGCACCACCACGGCGAGCAGCACGCCCGTCACCGTGACGGGGCTCAGCGGTGCGGCCACGGTCGGGGCGGGCGGCTGGCACAGCGTCGCCGCCGGTACGGCCGGCACCGCCAAGGCGTGGGGGCTCAACGCCAACGGGCAGCTCGGCGACGGAACGACGACGAGCAGCACCACGCCCGTCAGCGTCGGCGGAAGCGGCAACTTCGCCGGAATCGCCGCCGGGACGTACCACTCCATCGCCGTCCTCTCCGGCGGCGCGCCCTACACGTGGGGCAAGAACGCGTCCGGCCAGGTCGGCGACGGCACGACCACCGACCGGCCCAGCCCGGTCGCGGTGAGCGGCCTGTCCTGA
- a CDS encoding RCC1 domain-containing protein, whose protein sequence is MTKKRRRPLAVLAALALAASGLAAPHAAAAPTPKLAPGYDFSREKGGPGTHGPLSKNFSTNTIKVKFRTERQVRLRSGRFSASASSDTAQIRKILADYPGATIRPLSSRPEKAISDERARLEKRSGRALPDLNSWFVITVPKGIETLLSRLNALPSVELARAASKSTPADETFRPAQLYRNAVGAAAGTGLDVDAINSVPGGKGDDVTVADAEGVQSLLVAYRFGAVAAGTAHSVLVDQDGFVWATGSNDNGQLGDGTKTNSKIVRKVAGLSDVKAVAAAGDYTVALTNSGTVWAWGDNANGQLGNGTTTDSPTPVQVTGLLNATAISAGPDGHVLAVLSSGQVKAWGANGSGQLGDGTTTQRTSPVTVAGLSGVATGFGAVGAGNGHSLAVLADGRVQAWGGNASGQLGDGTTTGHLAPANVTGISDAKQVAAGGAHSLALTSAGAVRAWGANQLGQLGDGTTTSRLTPVNISLSEKATSVAAGSTNSAATTYDAVTGDGTGNIWVWGDNSYGQVGNGTTTNAATPAQVSGIGAVFSVALGARHSVADSYFGFTVWGSNSVGQFGTGDTTSHLDPKLAELALSSWNTCHEEFTNRPAIAGPPVIVPPVAGNTCAGTSSQVEHGTAVASIIGARADNNAGIAGIAPNTHLQLTLESHLSESIAALHPGDVLLYETHAGGTLNGLYPKELEPDTYALTQIAVANGITVVEVAGNGGKNLDDPADFDAHTIMGRPDSGAIMVGAGAPPSPSGTNCLGANPPVERSAINLSWWGSNYGSRVDVQAYGSCVAAAGTLTYRDLTSNVNDPNKVYRSMFNGTSSASAIMAGAVATVQGVAKKYGGPLEPAQVRQILKQTGTPQAPGDTRHIGPQPNLRAVVSYLRGGLAVGSSHAISVRNDGSVWAWGLNSSGQLGNGTTVNSTSGVQVSGLSGVVRAPGAVAAGQNHSLAVRADGTVWAWGANGSGQLGNGSTANSSVPVQVSGLTGVKAVAAGLSFSLALKSDGTVWAWGANASGQLGNGSTTGSSTPVQVSGISDTAVIGAGSSHGLAVRADGTVKAWGANSNGQLGNGSNTNSSTPVSVSGLSGVSTWAGSLAGGFAHSVALLADGTVRAWGLNNYGQLGNGSTTSSNIPVTVSGLTGVATVGAGGWHSVASGTSGVSKAWGMNTSGQLGDGSTTSSSTPVVVSDWGPLAGVAAGGSSTTGTTPAGTVFAWGLNSSGQLGDGTTTNRSTPVFVNDLP, encoded by the coding sequence ATGACCAAGAAGAGACGCAGACCTCTCGCCGTCCTCGCCGCGCTGGCGCTCGCCGCCTCCGGCCTGGCGGCCCCGCACGCCGCCGCCGCGCCGACGCCGAAGCTCGCGCCCGGCTACGACTTCTCGCGGGAGAAGGGCGGGCCGGGCACGCACGGACCGCTGTCGAAGAACTTCTCCACGAACACGATCAAGGTGAAGTTCCGCACGGAGCGTCAGGTCCGCCTGCGTTCCGGACGGTTCTCCGCGTCCGCTTCGTCGGACACCGCGCAGATTCGGAAGATCCTCGCGGACTACCCCGGCGCCACGATCCGTCCCCTGTCGAGCAGGCCGGAGAAGGCCATCAGCGACGAGCGGGCTCGGCTGGAGAAGCGCAGCGGCCGGGCGCTCCCGGACCTGAACTCCTGGTTCGTCATCACGGTGCCGAAGGGCATCGAGACCCTGCTCAGCCGACTGAACGCGCTTCCTTCCGTCGAACTCGCCCGTGCCGCGTCGAAGTCGACGCCCGCCGACGAGACGTTCCGGCCCGCTCAGCTTTACCGCAACGCGGTCGGCGCGGCTGCCGGGACCGGGCTCGACGTCGACGCCATCAACTCGGTGCCCGGCGGAAAGGGCGACGACGTCACCGTCGCCGACGCCGAGGGGGTCCAGTCGCTGCTCGTCGCGTACCGTTTCGGTGCCGTCGCGGCCGGGACCGCGCACAGCGTGCTCGTTGATCAGGACGGGTTCGTCTGGGCGACCGGCTCGAACGACAACGGCCAGCTCGGCGACGGAACCAAGACCAACAGCAAGATCGTCCGGAAGGTCGCGGGGCTGAGCGACGTCAAGGCCGTCGCCGCCGCAGGCGACTACACCGTCGCGCTCACGAACAGCGGCACGGTCTGGGCGTGGGGCGACAACGCGAACGGCCAGCTCGGCAACGGGACGACGACCGACAGCCCCACTCCCGTCCAGGTCACGGGCCTCCTGAATGCCACGGCGATCTCGGCGGGTCCGGACGGACACGTTCTCGCGGTCCTTTCCAGCGGCCAGGTCAAAGCCTGGGGGGCCAACGGGTCGGGGCAACTCGGCGACGGAACGACGACCCAGCGGACGAGCCCGGTGACCGTCGCCGGGCTGAGCGGTGTGGCCACGGGATTCGGAGCCGTCGGCGCCGGGAACGGCCACTCGCTGGCGGTCCTGGCCGACGGCCGGGTCCAGGCATGGGGCGGCAACGCCTCCGGCCAGCTCGGGGACGGCACGACGACCGGCCACCTCGCCCCGGCGAATGTGACGGGGATCAGCGATGCCAAGCAGGTAGCCGCCGGAGGCGCGCACAGCCTCGCTCTCACCTCGGCGGGAGCGGTCCGCGCGTGGGGGGCCAACCAGCTCGGCCAGCTCGGCGACGGAACGACGACGAGCCGCCTCACGCCGGTCAACATCTCGCTTTCCGAGAAGGCGACGAGCGTCGCCGCCGGAAGCACCAACAGCGCCGCGACGACTTACGATGCCGTCACAGGCGATGGCACCGGAAATATTTGGGTGTGGGGCGACAACAGTTACGGCCAGGTCGGAAACGGCACGACCACGAATGCCGCGACCCCCGCACAGGTCTCTGGCATCGGGGCGGTGTTCAGCGTCGCCCTCGGAGCGCGCCATTCCGTTGCCGACTCCTACTTCGGATTCACGGTGTGGGGCTCGAACTCCGTCGGACAGTTCGGCACCGGCGACACGACGAGCCACCTCGACCCGAAACTCGCCGAGCTCGCTCTCAGTTCGTGGAACACCTGCCATGAGGAGTTCACCAATCGCCCCGCTATTGCCGGGCCACCGGTCATCGTCCCGCCGGTGGCAGGGAATACTTGTGCGGGTACTTCAAGTCAAGTCGAGCACGGCACGGCCGTAGCCAGCATCATCGGTGCGCGCGCCGACAACAATGCCGGCATCGCCGGCATTGCGCCGAACACCCATCTCCAGTTGACGTTGGAAAGCCACCTGAGCGAGTCGATCGCCGCACTCCATCCCGGCGATGTCCTGCTCTATGAAACACACGCCGGTGGCACCCTTAACGGACTCTACCCCAAAGAACTCGAGCCTGACACATATGCACTCACCCAAATCGCTGTCGCGAACGGAATCACCGTAGTCGAAGTTGCCGGCAACGGTGGAAAGAACCTCGACGACCCGGCCGACTTCGACGCGCATACCATCATGGGCCGCCCCGACTCCGGCGCTATCATGGTGGGAGCGGGTGCACCGCCCAGCCCTAGCGGAACCAATTGCCTCGGCGCCAATCCACCAGTGGAACGGTCGGCTATCAACCTCTCTTGGTGGGGGTCCAATTATGGATCGCGCGTGGACGTTCAGGCGTACGGCTCGTGCGTCGCGGCGGCGGGCACGCTCACTTACCGTGATCTGACGTCGAACGTGAACGACCCGAACAAGGTCTACAGAAGCATGTTCAACGGCACGTCCAGTGCCAGCGCGATCATGGCGGGTGCGGTCGCGACGGTTCAGGGAGTGGCGAAGAAGTACGGCGGCCCGCTGGAGCCCGCTCAGGTCCGGCAGATCCTCAAGCAGACCGGCACCCCGCAGGCTCCGGGCGACACCCGGCACATCGGGCCGCAGCCGAACCTGCGCGCCGTCGTGAGCTATCTGCGGGGTGGGCTTGCTGTGGGGAGCAGCCATGCGATCTCGGTGCGGAATGACGGGAGTGTGTGGGCTTGGGGGCTCAACTCCAGTGGGCAGCTCGGGAACGGGACCACCGTCAACAGCACCTCGGGGGTGCAGGTCTCCGGGTTGAGCGGTGTCGTGCGGGCGCCCGGGGCTGTCGCGGCCGGGCAGAACCATTCGTTGGCCGTCCGGGCTGATGGGACTGTTTGGGCTTGGGGGGCCAACGGGTCGGGGCAGCTCGGGAACGGAAGTACCGCCAACAGTTCCGTGCCCGTCCAGGTCAGTGGGTTGACCGGGGTCAAGGCGGTCGCGGCGGGGCTCAGTTTCTCACTCGCGCTCAAGAGTGACGGGACTGTTTGGGCTTGGGGGGCCAACGCTTCCGGGCAGCTCGGGAACGGGTCCACGACCGGGAGTTCCACGCCGGTTCAGGTCAGTGGGATCAGTGATACCGCCGTCATCGGGGCCGGGTCTTCGCATGGGCTCGCCGTTCGGGCGGACGGGACGGTCAAAGCCTGGGGCGCCAACTCCAACGGGCAACTCGGGAACGGGTCGAACACCAACAGCAGTACGCCCGTCAGCGTTTCCGGGTTGAGCGGGGTTTCCACGTGGGCCGGGTCGCTTGCGGGTGGATTCGCCCATTCGGTCGCGCTGCTCGCGGACGGGACCGTTCGCGCTTGGGGGCTCAACAATTACGGGCAGCTCGGGAACGGGTCCACGACCTCCAGCAACATCCCCGTCACCGTCAGCGGGCTTACCGGTGTCGCCACGGTCGGGGCCGGTGGGTGGCACAGTGTCGCCTCCGGGACGTCCGGGGTGTCCAAGGCGTGGGGGATGAACACCAGCGGGCAGCTCGGGGACGGGTCCACCACGAGCAGTTCGACGCCCGTCGTCGTCAGCGACTGGGGGCCGCTCGCGGGTGTCGCGGCCGGCGGGAGCTCCACGACCGGCACCACTCCGGCCGGGACCGTCTTCGCCTGGGGGCTCAACTCCTCCGGGCAGCTCGGGGACGGGACGACCACGAATCGCAGCACGCCCGTCTTCGTCAACGACCTTCCGTGA